A single region of the Gilliamella apis genome encodes:
- the rpsT gene encoding 30S ribosomal protein S20 → MANIKSAKKRAVQSEKRRKHNASNRSMMRTYVKKVYAAVAAGDKQTAEVAFKDMQAVVDRQAARGLIHRNKAARHKANLIKQIKALA, encoded by the coding sequence TTGGCTAATATCAAATCAGCTAAAAAGCGTGCGGTTCAATCCGAAAAACGTCGTAAACATAATGCTAGTAACCGTTCAATGATGCGTACTTATGTTAAAAAAGTTTACGCAGCTGTTGCAGCTGGTGATAAACAAACAGCTGAAGTAGCATTCAAAGACATGCAAGCAGTTGTTGACCGTCAAGCGGCTCGTGGTCTAATCCACAGAAACAAAGCTGCACGTCATAAAGCGAATTTAATTAAACAGATTAAAGCGCTAGCTTAA
- the pgk gene encoding phosphoglycerate kinase, translating to MSIIRMQDLDLKGKRLFIRSDLNVPVKNGKVTSDARIKASLPTIEEAIKKGAKVMVTSHIGRPTEGEYNPEFSLQPVVDYLKEHVSFPVRLVKDYLDGVDVNEGELVVLENVRFNVGEGKDDETLSKKYAALCDIYVMDAFGTAHRAQASTHGAGKFAPVACAGPLLAAELDALGKALDNPARPMVAIVAGSKVSTKLTVLDSLSKIADQIIVGGGIANTFIAAEGYNVGKSLYEADLIPEAKKLMANCQIPVPTDVRVATEFSETATATEKSVKDVKENEQILDLGDQSAEVLAEIIKNAKTILWNGPVGVFEFPNFRRGTEIVAKAIADSQGFSIAGGGDTLAAIDLFGIEDKISYISTGGGAFLEFVEGKKLPAVAMLEERAKA from the coding sequence ATGTCTATCATTAGAATGCAAGATCTTGATCTAAAAGGAAAACGTTTATTTATTCGCTCAGATCTTAATGTGCCGGTTAAAAATGGTAAGGTTACTTCAGATGCTCGAATTAAAGCATCATTACCTACTATTGAAGAAGCCATTAAAAAAGGCGCTAAAGTAATGGTTACTTCTCATATTGGTCGACCAACTGAAGGTGAATATAACCCAGAGTTCTCTTTACAACCTGTGGTTGATTACTTAAAAGAACATGTTTCTTTCCCAGTTCGTTTAGTTAAAGATTACCTTGATGGTGTTGATGTTAACGAAGGTGAACTTGTCGTTCTTGAAAACGTACGTTTTAACGTAGGTGAAGGTAAAGATGATGAAACTTTATCTAAAAAATATGCGGCACTTTGCGACATTTATGTAATGGATGCGTTTGGTACAGCTCACCGTGCTCAAGCTTCTACTCATGGTGCTGGTAAGTTTGCTCCTGTTGCTTGTGCTGGCCCATTATTGGCAGCTGAACTTGATGCATTAGGTAAAGCACTTGATAATCCTGCTCGTCCAATGGTTGCGATTGTTGCTGGTTCTAAAGTATCAACTAAACTAACTGTTCTTGATTCTTTATCAAAAATTGCTGACCAAATTATTGTTGGTGGTGGTATCGCAAATACATTCATCGCAGCAGAAGGCTACAATGTTGGTAAATCTCTTTACGAAGCTGATTTAATTCCTGAAGCAAAAAAATTAATGGCTAACTGTCAAATTCCTGTTCCTACCGATGTTCGTGTAGCAACTGAATTTAGTGAAACAGCGACTGCAACTGAAAAATCAGTTAAAGATGTTAAAGAAAATGAACAAATTCTTGATTTAGGTGATCAATCAGCAGAAGTATTAGCTGAAATTATCAAAAACGCAAAAACTATTTTATGGAATGGTCCTGTTGGCGTATTTGAGTTCCCTAATTTCCGTCGTGGTACTGAAATTGTTGCTAAAGCAATTGCCGATAGCCAAGGTTTCTCAATCGCTGGTGGTGGTGATACATTAGCTGCAATTGACTTATTTGGTATTGAAGATAAAATTTCTTATATTTCTACTGGTGGTGGTGCATTCCTTGAGTTTGTTGAAGGTAAAAAACTACCAGCTGTTGCAATGTTAGAAGAGAGAGCAAAAGCTTAA
- the fbaA gene encoding class II fructose-bisphosphate aldolase, with protein sequence MATKISDVVKPGVVTGDDVQKVFQIARENNFALPAVNCVDTNTINAVIETAAKVGSAVIVQFSNGGAQFIAGKGLKLDGQEAAVLGAVSGAKHVHLMAEKYGVPVILHTDHCAKKLLPWVDGLLDAGEAHFAKTGKPLFSSHMIDLSEETLKDNIDICCQYLARMSAMKMTLELELGCTGGEEDGVDNSHMDSSALYTQPEDVAYAYERLSEISPRFTIAASFGNVHGVYKPGNVKLTPKILDNSQKYVSEKFNLPAKSLNFVFHGGSGSTQEEIAEAVSYGVVKMNIDTDTQWANWAGVLDYYKANEAYLQGQLGNPEGIDAPNKKYYDPRVWLRKGQESLVARLELAFKELNAIDVL encoded by the coding sequence ATGGCTACAAAGATTTCTGATGTCGTTAAACCTGGTGTTGTTACTGGTGATGATGTTCAAAAAGTTTTTCAAATCGCGCGTGAGAATAATTTTGCTTTACCTGCTGTTAACTGTGTTGATACAAATACAATTAACGCAGTAATTGAAACTGCAGCTAAAGTTGGTTCAGCAGTAATTGTTCAATTTTCTAATGGCGGTGCTCAATTTATCGCTGGTAAAGGCTTAAAATTAGATGGACAAGAAGCTGCTGTTTTAGGTGCGGTTTCAGGTGCTAAACATGTTCATCTTATGGCTGAAAAATACGGTGTGCCAGTTATTCTTCATACTGACCACTGTGCTAAAAAACTTCTTCCATGGGTTGATGGATTACTTGATGCTGGTGAAGCTCACTTTGCTAAAACAGGTAAACCTTTATTCTCTTCTCACATGATCGATCTTTCTGAAGAAACATTAAAAGATAATATTGATATTTGTTGTCAATACCTTGCTCGTATGTCTGCGATGAAAATGACATTAGAGTTAGAACTAGGTTGTACTGGTGGTGAAGAAGATGGTGTAGATAATAGCCATATGGATAGTTCTGCGTTATATACACAACCAGAAGATGTTGCTTATGCTTATGAACGTTTAAGCGAAATTAGCCCACGTTTTACTATTGCTGCATCATTCGGTAATGTTCACGGTGTTTACAAACCAGGTAACGTGAAATTAACGCCAAAAATTCTAGATAATTCTCAAAAATATGTATCTGAGAAATTTAATTTACCAGCTAAATCATTAAACTTCGTTTTCCATGGTGGTTCAGGTTCAACTCAAGAAGAAATTGCTGAAGCAGTTAGCTATGGTGTTGTTAAAATGAATATCGATACTGATACTCAATGGGCAAACTGGGCGGGTGTTTTAGATTACTACAAAGCAAATGAAGCTTATCTTCAAGGTCAATTAGGTAACCCTGAAGGTATCGATGCACCGAATAAAAAATATTACGATCCACGAGTATGGTTACGTAAAGGTCAAGAATCTTTAGTTGCTCGTTTAGAACTTGCATTTAAAGAACTTAACGCTATCGACGTACTGTAA
- the rplK gene encoding 50S ribosomal protein L11, whose product MAKKVQAYIKLQVAAGAANPSPPVGPALGQHGVNIMEFCKAFNAKTESMEKGLPIPVVITVYSDRSFTFITKTPPAAVLLKKAAKIKSGSGEPNKKKVGKVTSAQIREIAELKAADMNGATIETMMRSIEGTARSMGLEVEG is encoded by the coding sequence ATGGCAAAAAAAGTACAAGCCTACATCAAGTTGCAAGTTGCAGCTGGTGCAGCAAATCCTAGTCCACCAGTTGGTCCAGCACTTGGTCAACACGGTGTGAATATTATGGAATTCTGTAAAGCATTTAATGCTAAAACAGAAAGCATGGAAAAAGGTTTACCTATTCCAGTAGTTATCACTGTATATTCTGACCGTTCATTCACTTTTATAACTAAGACTCCGCCTGCTGCAGTATTATTAAAGAAAGCGGCTAAAATCAAGTCTGGTTCTGGTGAACCGAATAAGAAAAAAGTCGGTAAAGTAACTAGCGCTCAAATTCGCGAAATCGCTGAATTAAAAGCTGCTGATATGAATGGTGCAACCATTGAAACGATGATGCGTTCTATCGAAGGAACTGCACGTTCAATGGGCTTGGAAGTGGAGGGTTAA
- the rplA gene encoding 50S ribosomal protein L1, giving the protein MAKLSKKAKLIREKVNATKLYDINEAVSLLKELATAKFTESVDVAVNLGIDSRKSDQNVRGAIVLPHGTGRSVRVAVFTQGANADAAKEAGAELVGMDDLADQIKKGEMNFDVVIASPDAMRVVGQLGQILGPRGLMPNPKVGTVTPNVAEAVKNAKAGQIRYRNDKNGIIHTTIGKADFDADKLKENLEALLVALKRAKPASSKGVFVKKVSLSTTMGAGVAIDQATLNTSV; this is encoded by the coding sequence ATGGCTAAATTATCTAAAAAAGCTAAACTTATCCGCGAAAAAGTAAACGCAACTAAACTATATGATATCAATGAAGCAGTCTCTTTATTGAAAGAACTTGCTACAGCTAAATTTACTGAAAGCGTTGATGTTGCTGTTAATTTAGGTATCGACTCACGTAAATCAGATCAAAATGTACGTGGCGCTATCGTTCTTCCACATGGTACAGGACGTAGTGTTCGTGTTGCTGTATTTACTCAAGGTGCAAACGCTGATGCGGCTAAAGAAGCTGGTGCTGAATTAGTTGGTATGGATGATCTAGCAGATCAAATCAAAAAAGGCGAAATGAACTTTGACGTTGTTATCGCATCTCCAGACGCAATGCGTGTTGTTGGTCAATTAGGTCAAATTTTAGGACCTCGTGGCTTAATGCCAAACCCTAAAGTTGGTACTGTAACACCTAACGTAGCTGAAGCTGTTAAAAATGCTAAAGCAGGTCAAATCCGTTACCGTAATGATAAAAATGGTATTATCCATACTACTATCGGTAAAGCTGATTTTGATGCAGATAAACTTAAAGAGAATTTAGAAGCATTACTTGTTGCTTTAAAACGTGCAAAACCAGCATCTTCAAAAGGTGTATTTGTGAAGAAAGTTAGCCTTTCTACTACAATGGGCGCTGGTGTTGCTATCGATCAAGCAACTTTAAATACATCTGTTTAA
- the rplJ gene encoding 50S ribosomal protein L10, whose protein sequence is MALNLQNKQEIVAEVNEIAKGALSAVVADSRGVTVEKMTALRKSAREAGVYMRVVRNTLLRRVVEGTQYECLKDTFVGPTLIAFSNEHPGAAARIFKAFAKENDNFEIKAAAFEGELITAANIDRLATLPTYEEALARLMSTMKEAAAGKLVRTLAAVRDQKEAA, encoded by the coding sequence ATGGCACTAAATCTTCAAAATAAACAAGAAATTGTTGCTGAAGTTAATGAAATAGCCAAAGGTGCGCTATCTGCAGTTGTTGCTGATTCTCGTGGCGTAACTGTAGAAAAAATGACTGCATTACGTAAATCTGCTCGTGAAGCTGGTGTTTATATGCGTGTTGTTCGTAACACCTTATTACGCCGTGTTGTTGAGGGAACTCAATACGAGTGCTTAAAAGATACGTTTGTTGGTCCAACTCTAATTGCGTTTTCAAATGAGCACCCAGGTGCTGCAGCGCGTATTTTTAAAGCGTTTGCAAAAGAAAATGATAATTTTGAGATTAAAGCCGCAGCCTTTGAAGGTGAGTTGATTACTGCAGCGAACATTGATCGCTTAGCAACATTACCTACTTATGAAGAAGCATTAGCTCGCTTGATGTCAACCATGAAAGAAGCCGCAGCTGGCAAATTGGTTCGTACTCTTGCAGCGGTTCGCGATCAAAAAGAAGCTGCTTAA
- the rplL gene encoding 50S ribosomal protein L7/L12 encodes MSITKEQILDAVAEMSVMDVVELVSMMEEKFGVSAAAAVAVAAAGPAEAAEEKSEFDVILKDVGANKVAVIKAVRGATGLGLKEAKDLVESAPATVKEGVSKADADELKKALEESGAVVELK; translated from the coding sequence ATGTCTATCACTAAAGAACAAATTTTAGATGCAGTTGCTGAAATGTCTGTAATGGATGTTGTTGAACTTGTATCTATGATGGAAGAAAAATTTGGCGTTTCTGCAGCAGCAGCTGTAGCAGTTGCAGCAGCTGGTCCAGCTGAAGCAGCAGAAGAAAAATCTGAATTTGATGTAATCTTAAAAGATGTTGGCGCTAACAAAGTAGCTGTTATCAAAGCAGTTCGTGGTGCAACTGGTTTAGGCTTAAAAGAAGCTAAAGACCTTGTTGAATCAGCTCCAGCAACTGTTAAAGAAGGTGTTAGTAAAGCTGACGCAGATGAACTTAAAAAGGCACTTGAAGAATCTGGTGCAGTTGTCGAACTTAAGTAA
- the rpoB gene encoding DNA-directed RNA polymerase subunit beta codes for MVYSYTEKKRIRKNFGKRPQVLDIPYLLSIQLDSFQKFIEQDPEGQYGLEAAFRSIFPIKSYSGSAELQYVSFKMGEPVFDVKECQIRGITYSAPLRVKLRLVIYDKDAPEGTVKDIKEQDVYMGEIPLMTDNGTFVINGTERVIVSQLHRSPGVFFDSDKGKTHSSGKVLYNARIIPYRGSWLDFEFDPKDNLFARIDRRRKLPATIILRALGYETEEILDMFFEKTIFEVGKSKLKMDLVPERLRGETALFDIESKGKVYAEKGRRITARHIRELEKDKVTKIDVPVEYIVNKVLAKNYVNQETGEVVAFANTPISLELLLELTNAGYKKIETLFTNDLDHGAFISETLNVDSTRDRLGALVEIYRMMRPGEPPTKEAAEALFDNLFFSDERYDLSAVGRMKFNRSLGRDDIEGESVLTKTDIVDVMKKLISIRNGHGEVDDIDHLGNRRIRSVGEMAENQFRIGLVRVERAVKERLSLGDLDSLMPQDMINAKPISAAIREFFGSSQLSQFMDQNNPLSEITHKRRISALGPGGLTRERAGFEVRDVHPTHYGRVCPIETPEGPNIGLINSLAVYSRTNEYGFLETPYRRVIDGVVTDEINYLSAIDESEFVIAQANSNLDDDGRFKEDLVTCRLNGESGLYSPEQVHYMDVSTQQIVSVGASLIPFLEHDDANRALMGANMQRQAVPTLKAEKPFVGTGMERAVAVDSGVTAVARRGGTVQYVDASRIVINVNDDEMYAGETGIDIYNLTKYTRSNQNTCINQIPCVELGEKVERGDVLADGPSTDLGELALGQNMRVAFMPWNGYNFEDSILVSEKVVQDDRFTSIHIQELSCVSRDTKLGAEEITADIPNVGEAALSKLDESGIVYIGAEVKGGDILVGKVTPKGETQLTPEEKLLRAIFGEKASDVKDTSLRVPNGVSGTVIDVQVFTRDGVQKDKRALEIEEMQLKQVRKDLTEELKILEAALFARIRDVLISGGIKADKLDALPREKWLTIGIADESKQAQLEQLAEQHEEIKAEFNKKLEAKRMKITQGDDLQPGVLKIVKVYLAVKRQIQPGDKMAGRHGNKGVISKINPIEDMPYDDKGRPVDIVLNPLGVPSRMNIGQILETHLGMAAKGIGQKIDAMLKEQQELAKLRDFIQKAYDLGLGAAQKVNVAEFTDQEVMTLAQNLRNGMPLATPVFDGAKEQEIKALLELGDLPTSGQITLYDGRTGEQFERPVTVGYMYMLKLNHLVDDKMHARSTGSYSLVTQQPLGGKAQFGGQRFGEMEVWALEAYGAAYTLQEMLTVKSDDVNGRTKMYKNIVDGDHRMEPAIPESFNVLLKEIRSLGINIELDEE; via the coding sequence ATGGTTTACTCTTATACCGAGAAAAAACGAATTCGTAAGAATTTTGGTAAGCGTCCACAAGTCTTGGATATACCGTATCTTCTTTCTATTCAACTTGATTCGTTCCAGAAGTTTATTGAGCAAGACCCTGAAGGTCAATATGGTTTAGAAGCCGCTTTTCGTTCAATATTTCCGATAAAAAGTTATAGTGGTAGCGCTGAGTTACAATACGTGAGCTTTAAGATGGGCGAACCTGTATTTGATGTAAAAGAATGTCAAATTAGAGGGATCACTTACTCAGCACCATTGCGCGTTAAATTACGTTTAGTTATTTATGATAAAGATGCGCCAGAAGGAACAGTTAAAGATATTAAAGAGCAAGACGTCTATATGGGCGAAATTCCTTTAATGACTGACAATGGTACGTTTGTGATTAACGGTACAGAACGTGTTATCGTTTCACAATTACACCGTAGTCCAGGTGTGTTCTTTGATAGTGATAAAGGTAAAACACACTCTTCTGGTAAAGTTTTATATAATGCTCGGATTATTCCTTATCGTGGCTCTTGGCTTGATTTCGAATTTGATCCAAAAGATAATCTTTTTGCTCGTATTGACCGTCGTCGTAAACTTCCTGCAACAATCATTTTGCGTGCGTTGGGTTATGAAACTGAAGAAATTTTAGATATGTTCTTCGAAAAAACTATTTTCGAAGTGGGCAAATCAAAATTAAAAATGGATCTTGTGCCAGAGCGTTTACGTGGTGAAACAGCGTTATTTGATATTGAATCAAAAGGCAAAGTTTACGCAGAAAAAGGTCGTCGTATTACAGCTCGTCATATTCGTGAGCTTGAAAAAGATAAAGTAACTAAGATCGATGTTCCAGTTGAATATATTGTTAATAAAGTATTAGCGAAAAATTATGTAAATCAAGAAACAGGTGAAGTTGTTGCTTTTGCTAATACACCAATTTCACTAGAGCTATTGCTTGAATTAACTAATGCTGGCTATAAGAAAATCGAAACATTATTCACTAATGATTTAGATCATGGTGCATTTATTTCTGAAACCTTAAATGTTGACTCTACTCGAGATCGACTAGGTGCATTAGTTGAAATTTATCGAATGATGCGTCCGGGTGAGCCACCAACAAAAGAAGCAGCTGAAGCTTTATTTGATAACTTATTCTTCTCTGATGAGCGTTATGACTTATCAGCAGTAGGTCGTATGAAGTTTAATCGTTCTTTAGGACGTGACGATATTGAAGGCGAAAGTGTCTTAACTAAAACTGATATCGTTGATGTAATGAAGAAATTGATCAGCATTCGTAATGGTCATGGTGAAGTCGATGATATCGATCACTTAGGTAACCGTCGTATCCGTAGTGTTGGTGAAATGGCAGAAAACCAATTCCGTATTGGTTTAGTGCGTGTAGAGCGTGCTGTAAAAGAACGTTTATCATTAGGTGACTTAGATTCACTAATGCCACAAGATATGATTAATGCCAAACCAATTTCAGCAGCTATCCGCGAATTCTTTGGTTCAAGCCAGTTATCTCAGTTTATGGATCAAAACAATCCATTATCTGAAATTACGCATAAACGTCGTATTTCTGCATTAGGTCCAGGTGGTTTAACCCGTGAACGAGCAGGCTTTGAAGTACGTGACGTACATCCTACCCATTATGGTCGTGTATGTCCGATTGAAACACCGGAAGGTCCAAACATCGGTTTGATTAACTCATTAGCGGTTTATTCTCGTACTAATGAGTATGGATTCCTTGAGACTCCATATCGTCGAGTAATTGATGGTGTGGTAACTGATGAAATTAACTATTTATCAGCAATCGACGAAAGTGAATTTGTTATTGCTCAGGCTAACTCAAATCTTGATGACGATGGTCGTTTTAAAGAAGATTTAGTGACTTGTCGTTTAAATGGTGAGTCTGGTTTATATAGCCCTGAACAAGTCCATTATATGGACGTATCAACACAACAAATCGTATCGGTTGGTGCTTCATTAATTCCATTCTTAGAACATGACGATGCGAACCGTGCATTGATGGGTGCAAACATGCAACGTCAAGCGGTACCAACGTTAAAAGCAGAAAAACCATTTGTTGGTACAGGTATGGAACGTGCAGTAGCGGTTGACTCAGGTGTAACTGCAGTTGCTCGTCGTGGTGGTACAGTACAATATGTTGATGCATCACGCATTGTAATTAATGTTAACGATGATGAAATGTATGCTGGTGAAACAGGGATTGACATTTATAATTTAACTAAATATACCCGTTCAAACCAAAATACCTGTATTAACCAAATTCCATGTGTGGAATTAGGTGAAAAAGTTGAGCGCGGTGATGTTCTTGCGGATGGCCCATCAACTGACTTAGGTGAGTTGGCTTTAGGTCAAAACATGCGTGTGGCATTCATGCCATGGAATGGTTATAACTTTGAGGATTCTATTTTAGTTTCTGAAAAAGTGGTACAAGATGACCGTTTCACTTCGATTCATATTCAAGAATTATCTTGTGTATCTCGTGATACTAAACTAGGTGCAGAAGAAATTACCGCAGATATTCCAAATGTTGGTGAAGCGGCTCTTTCTAAACTAGATGAATCAGGTATTGTTTATATTGGTGCTGAAGTTAAAGGTGGCGATATTCTGGTTGGTAAAGTAACACCAAAAGGTGAAACACAATTAACACCAGAAGAAAAATTACTACGCGCTATTTTTGGTGAAAAAGCGTCAGATGTTAAAGATACTTCACTTCGTGTACCAAATGGTGTTTCAGGTACAGTTATTGATGTTCAAGTCTTTACTCGTGATGGTGTACAGAAAGATAAACGTGCACTTGAAATTGAAGAGATGCAACTTAAACAAGTTCGCAAAGACTTAACAGAAGAACTTAAAATCCTTGAAGCAGCATTATTTGCTCGTATTCGTGATGTATTAATTTCTGGTGGCATTAAAGCAGATAAATTAGATGCGTTACCACGTGAAAAATGGTTAACCATTGGTATTGCCGATGAAAGTAAGCAAGCTCAATTAGAGCAACTAGCTGAACAACACGAAGAAATTAAAGCTGAGTTTAACAAAAAACTTGAAGCTAAACGAATGAAGATCACTCAAGGTGATGATTTACAACCAGGTGTACTCAAAATCGTTAAAGTTTACTTAGCTGTTAAACGTCAAATTCAGCCTGGTGATAAGATGGCTGGTCGTCATGGTAACAAAGGGGTTATCTCTAAAATCAACCCAATTGAAGATATGCCATATGATGATAAAGGTCGCCCAGTAGATATCGTATTGAATCCTCTAGGTGTTCCTTCTCGTATGAATATCGGTCAGATTTTAGAAACTCACTTGGGTATGGCGGCGAAAGGTATTGGTCAAAAGATCGACGCAATGCTAAAAGAACAGCAAGAGTTAGCTAAATTACGTGATTTTATCCAAAAAGCTTATGACCTTGGTTTAGGTGCAGCACAAAAAGTAAATGTTGCTGAATTTACCGATCAAGAAGTGATGACATTGGCGCAAAATTTACGTAATGGTATGCCACTTGCAACACCGGTATTTGATGGTGCAAAAGAGCAAGAAATTAAAGCATTACTTGAACTTGGTGATTTACCAACTTCAGGTCAAATTACCTTGTATGATGGACGTACCGGTGAACAATTTGAACGTCCAGTAACTGTAGGTTATATGTACATGTTGAAATTGAATCACTTAGTTGATGATAAGATGCATGCCCGTTCTACAGGTTCATATAGTCTGGTTACGCAACAACCACTGGGTGGTAAAGCTCAATTTGGTGGTCAACGTTTCGGTGAGATGGAAGTATGGGCACTTGAAGCATATGGTGCAGCTTATACCTTACAAGAAATGTTAACTGTTAAATCAGATGATGTGAACGGTCGTACTAAGATGTATAAAAATATTGTAGATGGTGATCATCGTATGGAACCTGCGATCCCTGAATCATTTAACGTATTGTTAAAAGAGATTCGTTCGTTAGGTATTAATATCGAGTTAGATGAAGAGTAA